In one window of Flavobacterium ginsengisoli DNA:
- a CDS encoding Crp/Fnr family transcriptional regulator, translated as MKEEQAVCYSCTNENCFIKKHLHLHQMATYISKKQNIICKKSNRFITEGAPLQGLYFICKGKAKTVKTGINGREQIVRLTTNGDIIGFRGFGTSKRYLIGAYALEDTVLCNFSNETMMEILQHIPEFTYALMLFYAEELNKSENNIRKIAHMNVRERVIDLLLYIHRKFGQKNGLIDIELSRKEIADFAGTTEEQAIRILSSLKKEALIKTEGKRVGILGISELRSEIMEHKYF; from the coding sequence ATGAAAGAAGAGCAAGCAGTATGTTATTCCTGTACAAATGAGAATTGTTTTATAAAGAAACACTTGCATTTACATCAGATGGCAACTTATATTTCTAAAAAACAGAATATAATCTGTAAAAAATCTAATCGTTTTATTACCGAAGGTGCACCATTGCAAGGACTTTACTTTATATGTAAAGGAAAAGCCAAAACGGTAAAAACAGGAATTAACGGTCGTGAACAAATCGTTCGTTTAACCACAAACGGAGATATTATTGGTTTCCGTGGATTTGGAACGAGCAAACGCTATTTGATTGGCGCCTATGCTCTTGAAGATACTGTTTTGTGTAATTTTAGCAATGAAACCATGATGGAAATTTTACAGCACATTCCAGAATTCACATATGCTTTAATGTTATTTTATGCCGAAGAATTAAACAAAAGTGAAAATAATATTCGCAAGATCGCTCACATGAATGTTCGCGAACGTGTAATTGATTTGTTGCTTTATATTCATCGTAAGTTTGGACAAAAGAATGGTTTGATTGATATAGAGCTTTCGCGAAAGGAAATCGCAGATTTTGCAGGAACAACAGAAGAACAAGCGATTCGGATTCTATCAAGTCTTAAAAAAGAAGCTTTGATTAAAACCGAAGGGAAACGTGTTGGAATTTTGGGAATTTCAGAATTGCGATCTGAAATTATGGAGCATAAGTATTTTTAA